The Terriglobia bacterium genomic interval TCGCGGGCCACTGATCCCGCAAGGACGGTCTCCACCTTCAAGGCACGGGCGATCTCGGGCAGCGCCTGCTTGGTACCTTTGTATTGCATCATCGACGTCCGGGAGATCACCCTCAGATCTTTGATCTTCGAGAGATCGGTGATCAAAGCCTCGGTCATCCCGTCCGCGAAATATTCCTGCTCGGGATCGCCGGAGAGATTCGTGATCGGCAAGACCGCCATGCAGCGATGCTTCTCCGTCGGCCTGGCCGGAAGAGCGGCGCCTGACTGAACGGCTTCCAGGGCCGCTCGCACTTCGCCCGCGCGCTGGTAGCGCTGACCGGGATCCTTCTCGAGGCAGCGCTCGATCACAGCCGCCAACTGCGCCGGCAGTGGGCCCCGCAGGGCGGGCGGCAGCGGTGCAGGCGCCTGGCTAAGTATGGCTGAACTCAGTTCGAAGCCCGTCTTCCCTTGGAATGGGCGAGTGCCCGCCGCCATTTCGTAGAGCACGACACCCAGAGCCCAAATGTCGCTGCGGGCATCAGCGGGGCGGCCGCGCAACTGCTCCGGCGCCATGTATGCCAGCGTGCCCACGATTTTACCGGATAGGGTCGTGGCGTCCTGAGTTTGGGTTGAGGCATCCGACAGGTCTTGATCGCTCAGGCGCCTCGCCAACCCGAAGTCCAGTACCTTCGCGCGGCCCTCCGGCGTCACGACGACATTGGCGCTCTTGAAATCGCGGTGCACCACTCCGCGCTCGTTCGCATGCGCCAACGCATCGGCCAAGTGAAGCCCGTAGCGCATCACCTGCCCGAGCGGCAGCGCCCCTCCTGCCAGGAGCGCGCTCAGAGTCTGGCCCTCGACCAATTCCATGGCGATGAAGGCCTGTCCCTCAGATTCCCCTACTTCATGAATAGTACAGATGTGGGGATGGTTCAGCTTGGACGCAATTCGGGCTTCGCGCAAAAGCCGCGCACGGGATGCGAGATCGTGGAAGCTTTCGGAAGGCAGAACCTTAACGGCCACATCTCGGTCAAGCTGCTCGTCATGAGCCCGGTACACTACGCCCATGCCGCCCGCTCCAAGCTTCTCGATAATGCGGAAGTGGGAGAGTGTTGTGCCGATCATGGAGAATCCCTCTACTGGCAATTCGCTTACTGCAATCTGAGGCACCTTAAGTTGGTGTCATTATAATTGCCTTGGATACCCGTGGATAGCTGAATCCGTTAAACTTGCGGGCATGCAAACAGGTCAATTGTCCAGATACGGCGTTCTGGGAGATGATCGACTCATTGCAGGAGCAACTCTTCCGAGTACGGAAGTGCTTTGAGATCGGGACTTTTTGAGACCCTCAGGCACCGACTCTGAAATTGGGGGCGGACTTTCAACGTTCCTCCGGCAGCATCCAGCGCCATAAAACGGACTCGAACCTATTGTTATCTTCATGCCGGAGATGCCGTAACGCGATCCGTAACCTGTCTTGGCTGAGATTATTCGGGTGGTCGCCCTTCGCGCCTATATAATGCTTTTCGAAAACCGGCAGGGCGCGTCGATCGTCAAGCTGGCCCAAAGCCCAAACAGCGTCGTTTCTGTCCTGCAGACTGCATGATTGGCATTCCACCATCGCGATAAGGGCTTCGACTCGCTTGCCGGGAAAATATGTCTGTGCTGTTCGGCTGTAACGTCTTACTCCCGAACCGATCGACACTTCCGCGAAGGCAACCAACAGGATTACGAATATTGCGAGGATTACCAAAGTGCCGTTTATGAGGCTTCCCCAATTTCGCCGCATCAATGCCCCATGCTTATCCTGCGTGTCCCTCTAAGGGTTCAATCTGGCCATCTACTATGACGTTATTATAATCAGCATTGGCAACCATGGTTAGCTAAATCCCCAAATCCATGCTTGCATCGGAAGCCCGAACGCAGGTCAGTTGTCCCGATACGGCGTTCTGGGAGGTTGATGATTGGATAGTCAAACGGGAGAAAATTCGGTGTCCCTGGCGTAATACGGCGTACACGGAAACTTGACGGACTGCGTCCAAATCCTAAGCGGTCCGGAGACAAATCAGGTCGGAACCATCGATCGTCAGCAGCATATTTGGGGTTTTCTTCGTCAGTCGCAGCGCAGCGCCGACTGCGGGTCGATGCGCGTGGCGCGCCGGGCGGGCAGCCAGCTCGCCGCCACAGCGATTGCGACCAGGACCACCGCAACGGCAGCGAAGGTTTCCGGATCAAGCGCCCTGATCTCGAACAAGAAGTTGGTCAGCACGCGCGTGGCCGCACCTGCGGCCAGCAACCCGATGGCCACGCCTGTGAGTGCCAAGCCGAGCGCCTGGCCTAATATCAGCCGGTACACTGAGCCTCGGCTGGCGCCGAGTGCGATGCGCACACCGATCTCGTGGGTGCGTCGCGCCACCGAATACGCCACGACTCCGCCGATGCCGACGGCGGCCAGAACAAGCGCGAGTCCGGCGAACGCGGCCAGCACCAGCATGTGGAAGCGCGGCTGTGCAACCGATTCTGCAATGGCCTTTTCTAATGTGATAATGCGGCTCAGGGGTTGCTCGGGATTCGCTTCGCGGACCGCGGCCCGGAGCATCGTCGCGATCTGCATCGGGTCTTTAGCCGTGCGCACTACGAGCACGAGGGCTTTACTCGGCATCGAGGTGTGGGTCACAAAAACTTCGGGCTCTCCCTCCGACTCCGGTCCGCCAGAGCGGACATCGGCGACAATTCCCACAATGGGCAGGTTGAGATGGTCCCAACTGAGTCGGCGACCGATCAGTTCGGACCCATCGTCGCGCACATCGGGAAGGTAGCGCTTTACGAAAGCCCTGTTGACGACCGCCGCGCCCGCGGCCGTGTCCGCGGCGGTGAATTCCCGCCCCTGGACGAGCCTCGTGCCGATTGCGCGGAAGTAGTCGGGGGTGATGAGGACCAGCGCCGTGCCCCCGTCCACGCGTGGATGCCCCTCGATCTGGATCCCCCCGACGCTGAATGTGAGATCGCTCGCCAGCGGGGCCTGGCTCGCGAACGCCGCCGCCCGGACGGAGGGAAGGGCGCGCACGCGTTGCAGCACACGATCGATGAACTCGGCCTGGCGCTGTGGCGCAAGATCCCGGTTCCCGTTTACGGTCATCACTCCCGCGATCACGTTTTCTGGGCGAAAGCCGAGGTCTACGCTGCGGAGGCGGACAAAGCTGCGGATGAGCAGACCGGCGCCGGTGAGGAGCACCACGGTTATGGCGATTTCAGCCACGACCAGTGCGCTTCGCAAACGGTGCGACCGCCGGGTCGCGGTCTGGCGGCCGCTCCCTTCCGTCAAAGCTCCTGTGAGCCCGCCGCGCGCCAGCCAGTGGGCCGCTTCGAAAGCCGGCACGAGTCCAAACAGCAAGCCGGTTATCAGCGACAGGGCAATCGCAAAAACGAGCATGGCCGCATCGACGCGGATTTCTTCGATACGCGGCACGGTCCCTTCCGGGATCACGGCCACGAGGAATTGAACTCCCCAGCGCGCCAGCAGGATTCCGGCGAGCCCTCCAGTTATTCCGAGCACGATGCTTTCCGTAAGCATCTGACGCGCCACGCGCCAGCGCCCTGCGCCGAGCACGGCGCGCACGGCGATCTCGCGCTGCCGGGCGGTGGCTCGTGCAAGCAGCAGGTTCGCCACGTTGGCGCAGCACAGGAGCAACACACAGGCAACCGTACCCAGCAGCACAAGCATCGCAGGCCTTGCGTTTGCCGACGTTTCGCTCGCGAGCGTTTCCAGCCTGACGCCGTGTCCCTTGAAGAGACGCGGCAATTCCCGCTCGAGCGCCGCAGACAGCGCGCTCATCTCCGCCTGTGCCTGCGCCAGCGACACTCCCGGTTTGAGCTGTCCCAGCACGGGGCTGACCGTGAATCCGGGGTTCAAGATCGTCAAATGCCACGAGGGCAGGTAGAAATCGGGCCGTCTGTTCATCATCGGCAGCACCGTTTCGAAACTCGCAGGCATGATGCCGATCACCGTGTGCGGAGTGCCGTCCACGAGGACCTTGCGGCCGAGCACGTCCGGGTCGGCACCATAGCGGCGTTGCCACAGCCCCTGCCCGAGCACGATGACATTATCGTGTCCCGCACCGTCTTCACCCGCGGAAAAGGTCCTCCCCGTCAATGCATGTGCGCCCAAAAGGCTGAAGAAATCCGGTGTGACTGCGGTGCCGGCAATCCGCTCGGGTTCCCCGGAGCCGGAAAAAGTCGCCGTCCAAGAACTGAACCCTGCGATGTGCTCAAAACATTGGTTTCGTTCCCGCCACATTGCAAACGTCCGATTGCTCGGCATCCAGTGGTTTAACAGCTTCACGGCCGATTTGGGGTCGGCAAAGGATGCTGGGTCGAGATCGCTGCGTGTCTCCCAGATCATTGTGAGGCGCCCAGGCTCGGGATACGGCAGTGGCCGGTACAGCACCGTGTACACTACGCTGAAGATGGCCGTGTTTGCACCGACTCCGAGGGCGAGGGCTGCAATGGCGGCCGCAGTCAGTGCGGGGGAGCGCCTTAGAACACGGAAGGCATATCGCAGGTCCTGGCTGAGATGGTCGAGCCAAATCCAATCCAAGCCATTGCGTTTCCCTTTGTCATACCAGGGCAAGCCGCCGAACCCCTGGCGCTCACGGTCACGATGCTTTCGCTCGGCCATAGTAATTCCTTTCGAACTGGGGATCATTTCAGGGGCATTATTGCATGTTCGCTAGCCTTCGGGGTTTCCCAAATGATGCGCTCGACTTGATGACCGTCCAGCCTTCTTTTACGAATAACAGGGTCTTTTGCCGGAAGGGAACCTGCAATTCTAAATAGTCAATTACCACTGAGTGCTTCGACGCCCCATGGAACCTGAGAGTCAGCCATGAATGCGGCCCTTTCCCCGTCCACGTCGGCAGCGAATGAGGAGGGGAATTTGGCCTTGTCTAGGAAAAGGTAGCCTTCCTGCGGTGGCAATATCGGCGGTACGGGAGCGCCAGGCGGGGGATTCTTGATAAGCAACGATACCGACTCGCCGTTATCCAAAGCAAACCCGGTGATATAAGCAAGCCCCGCGACATTTGGATCGTTGCCGGAGCTCCACCGTAGGAGTGGCCGACGAGAATCACGGGACCGCTATGCGTCGCTAAAACGCGCTTGGTTACGGCAGCATCATCCGCGAGCGATATCGTTGGATTCTGCACTATGCTGACGTTGTAGCCATCTTTCTTGAGAATCTTATAGACCTCCTCCCAACCGGAGCCGTCCACGAAACCGCCGTGGACGAGGACTATTGTCCTTACAGTCGAATCAGATATTCCAGCCATTTTGATCTCCCTTCCCTATTTAGGTGCAGTTACCCCGAGGTAGTCACCAGCTGTCCAACCAACTATGAAATCACTTCTAGCCAGTGCTTTCATGACCCGCAGGTTCGGCGAATAATCATTCAACGAACCACTTCTTCATATATCGAACCCCGCAAATCCGACGTTCAATACCATCGATGCGAGAGCTTCATGTGCTCCTGCACTTTTCTTTCAACACCAACATTCCGCAACACCGCGCCTGGCCTCCCCGTGCTGGGTTTTTGTTCACGGTTGAGAACAGGATCAAACCATCGGCTTGGCTTGGCGAGCGCTCGCGGATTCGATCCCTCAGTCGATTTTTCAGGCTCAGCAAAAATTTGCTCGTCTATCTCCCATTCGGGTAGTGCGCGGGCAATCGGGCGCGATCTGAAGATGTGGGAATAGCGCTTCATGACCTGCGCCGAGGTGTGGCCGACCTGGGCGCGGATGGTCCCGTCCGGCCCGCGTTGCCCGCTTGCTCAATCCGAATAGTTTTGCGTATGCGTCCGTTGAGAACATGATGTAAACTGTGTTAAAGTGAAGATCACATGCAAATACTTAAAAAGGTATTGAAAATCTCTATAGGAATTTTAGTGATTCCCGTGGGAATCGGTGTCGTCGCATACCTCGGCTGCAGCTTGATGATCGGGCGGGGTGTCAACAGCGCTTCTGAGAGCGCAATGGCTCAGTTCGACGGTGATCGTGTCGAGGCCCTGATAGCGCTCGTGGATTGCCAGACCTGCGACCTTCATGATCGAACAACGGCAGTTTGGGCACTGGGACAGCTCAAGGACAAACGTGCGTTACCGATATTATACGAATACCGCACCGGTAAACGCTGCGATCACCTGCATCAGATCTGCCAGTACGAGATCAGCAAAGCGATCCGCTGGACTGAGGGAAACTCATATATGCTGCCGCAGATTTGGCGCGTAATGCTGCGGTTTGACCATGGTTCAGCGGCGAAAAGCGCCCGTCACGTCGTCTGGTTTTTCAATCCGTCATCCAAGCGACATAAGGCTTAATGAATGCTGTACATCGGGGTCACGACCCACAGCATCGTCGCGCCGTCGGTTGCCGACTCTCCCGTCTTGCTGGTGATCTCGCAGCCTTTTTCGAGAGGTTTTGAAACGCGGTCTCGATGGGCTTCATGCTCGTGCATGGCCCGTTCTCAGGCGAAAGATTGAGATAGTCGCGCTTGCCGATCGCTTGCCGACTTGTTTGCTGATTCAGCTGGAAAAGGGCGGAAAAAGACGGGAAATCTGAATTAGAACCGCGTATCTTGTTGATTCCATTGATTCTGGACCGAGCTGGCAGTCAGGAGGTCGCGAGTTCGACCCTCGCCAGCTCCACCAAATTCGAGTCTTCATAGAACCTGTGTCTCTCGAGAAGCTTCGATTCCCCCGAGCGGGGGTCTGGTTGGTAAACAGAGTAGCCATGGGCATAATGACTGAAAGCAAAAAACACAAAATCCGCATTTTCGGGGGCAGGAGCAAGCTTGTACTTTGTTTGTTTTCTGAACTGATGCTCCAAACTAGTTCGAAGCAGCGGATCTGTCGAGATCAATGGGTCCCGGGCAAGCACTGACCGCTCGAGGGTCGGCATGACGCGACGGGGAACTGCTCAAAAACTGCCCATCACCAAAAGGTTGTCAGTCGAGCCACATACTGCCG includes:
- a CDS encoding alpha/beta hydrolase, with protein sequence MAGISDSTVRTIVLVHGGFVDGSGWEEVYKILKKDGYNVSIVQNPTISLADDAAVTKRVLATHSGPVILVGHSYGGAPATIQMSRGLLISPGLLWITASRYRCLSRIPRLALPYRRYCHRRKATFS
- a CDS encoding ABC transporter permease — translated: MAERKHRDRERQGFGGLPWYDKGKRNGLDWIWLDHLSQDLRYAFRVLRRSPALTAAAIAALALGVGANTAIFSVVYTVLYRPLPYPEPGRLTMIWETRSDLDPASFADPKSAVKLLNHWMPSNRTFAMWRERNQCFEHIAGFSSWTATFSGSGEPERIAGTAVTPDFFSLLGAHALTGRTFSAGEDGAGHDNVIVLGQGLWQRRYGADPDVLGRKVLVDGTPHTVIGIMPASFETVLPMMNRRPDFYLPSWHLTILNPGFTVSPVLGQLKPGVSLAQAQAEMSALSAALERELPRLFKGHGVRLETLASETSANARPAMLVLLGTVACVLLLCCANVANLLLARATARQREIAVRAVLGAGRWRVARQMLTESIVLGITGGLAGILLARWGVQFLVAVIPEGTVPRIEEIRVDAAMLVFAIALSLITGLLFGLVPAFEAAHWLARGGLTGALTEGSGRQTATRRSHRLRSALVVAEIAITVVLLTGAGLLIRSFVRLRSVDLGFRPENVIAGVMTVNGNRDLAPQRQAEFIDRVLQRVRALPSVRAAAFASQAPLASDLTFSVGGIQIEGHPRVDGGTALVLITPDYFRAIGTRLVQGREFTAADTAAGAAVVNRAFVKRYLPDVRDDGSELIGRRLSWDHLNLPIVGIVADVRSGGPESEGEPEVFVTHTSMPSKALVLVVRTAKDPMQIATMLRAAVREANPEQPLSRIITLEKAIAESVAQPRFHMLVLAAFAGLALVLAAVGIGGVVAYSVARRTHEIGVRIALGASRGSVYRLILGQALGLALTGVAIGLLAAGAATRVLTNFLFEIRALDPETFAAVAVVLVAIAVAASWLPARRATRIDPQSALRCD